Genomic window (Oncorhynchus masou masou isolate Uvic2021 chromosome 26, UVic_Omas_1.1, whole genome shotgun sequence):
TCAATATTCATTACCAATGTGCAGACAGCCCAAATAGATGAAATATGAGTCCTCCAAATTCCCCTGAAACCTCCTTCCTTAAAGCCCGGAGCGCACTGTTGTAAGAGGTGGTGGCCATCTTGGTTTTAATCATTGGCTGCCTGTGGTTTGTCAAAGGTCAAGGGTCAGAGTTGATCTGGTAAATGCTGCTGTACCTGCAATTATATTCAGTGGTGTCGTGGGAACATGTTTTTTTGCTGAATCTTCCCAACACATTGGTTTACAAGGTGCTGGGAAATATGGGTTGTTTCCCCTTGTTCATTTTTTGGGCATTTTGTCTTACTACTATTGTTTTTTATTCCCTACTAGAATATGTCACAACATTTTGACTATGTTACCATAAGAAGTTTTGGTTCTCTTGAATTGGTGAACATTTATCATGTGTGCTTTTCCGCTTGTTGTGCAGAAAACTCGGAGTcagacctctttctctccctctccgtctccccctctctatcgccctctccccccccgtctctctctctctctctctctctctcacactctctcactctctcactctctcaccaccTCCTTGGAAGAGAGCATTGATGCTAGTCTTCGTACTTAATTCCCCACGTACTGCAAACAAACAGTAACGATGTCTGACAAGACCATCTGTAGGTTATAAAGGACTATCTCTGGACACTAAAATAAAAATGGTCAATTCCAGACTGACTGTTGGCTGTGAAGTTGATACTGAGCCCAGAAAAAGAAAAGGCCAGTCTAAATGATGTTCAGTAGATCATTGACAGCTACATCCTGTAATGTGTAGAAGGACCAGACAGCAACTTGTGAGTGCAGCCTCGAAAGTAACACAGGGCCTGACTTTGGACTGAACTGAAACAGGCCAGTCAAAAAAGGCCCTGGaaaacaagaggagagagagtcctcTAGGCCGGCAGGGAAACGGAGagcgagggaagagagagagtcctTTAGGCCGGCAGGGAAACGGAGAgcaaggggagaaagagagtccTTTAGGCCGgcagggaaacagagagcgaggggagaaagagagtccTTTAGGCCGGCAGGGAAATGGAGagcgagggaagagagagagtcctTTAGGCCGGCAGGGAAACGGAGAgcaaggggagaaagagagtccTTTAGGCCGGCAGGGAAacggagagcgaggggagagagagagtcctttAGGCCGGCAGGGAAACGGAGAgcaaggggagaaagagagtccTTTAGGCCGGCAGGGAAacggagagcgaggggagagagagagtcctttAGGCCGGCAGGGAAACGGAGAgcaaggggagaaagagagtccTTTAGGCCGGCAGGGAAACGGAGAgcaaggggagaaagagagtccTTTAGGCCGGCAGGGAAACGGAGagcgagggaagagagagagtcctTTAGGCCGGCAGGGAAACGGAGAgcgaggggagaaagagaggagtgcGAGAGACGTGGATGAGGCACTGGCCCTCAGGGTTAgctggagagagtgagggaaaatatcactgtgtgtgagagagagagagagagagagagagagagagagagagagagagagagagagagagagagagagagagctgactcgCCTCCTCGGCCTTCACAGAGGTTCTTTATGAGTCCACGTCCCGGCCTGTCTCAGCACTCACACTCGAAATTCCACCGAGGTTTGTGGACAGGATGGCAGTGAGTTATGACTGCAAGAAAAACCTTCATtcaatgcgcacacacacacttgcagacacacacacttaaacactgactcacacaAATACCaccctcacagagacacacacacaagctaacACACCTATCTTTCAGAAAGAACATTGAGCCTCTATTTTTGGGATGAGTGCCgattaaaataaaacaaaacagcTTACAGCTTTAGTCATAAATCCATTCTTTGTTGATATGAGGTAGAGAGCCATCTAAATGTGGTTTCATACCTCTGCTATTTATTACAGCACACTTTCTACTTTTTATTGGTGCATAGAAAAAGGTCTGGAATCTGTCAGTTTTCATAATGTCATGAAACCATGACAACGCATGGCAACGGTGAAAGAGGGACTATACTAAAGACAGAGGCTTGCTTTTATACACGCCATCACtgcacacagtgtgtgtgtgagtgtgtgcagccTACAGACTGCCTCTGTGTTTTGCTTGGCTCTGCTTTGGGCATTCCTGATATTCAGTGATTTGACAGTTTTTTTCTATTCTTCCCAATAGCCGGAAGCGAAGCTGATTTATCTTTGACAGACTTACATACACAAAATTAGCAGTGAGACTAATTTGTGCAAAACTGAAGAGCGAAAAGTACAATCAATCACTGTAAATTCAAATTCAGGCAAAATTGACCCAGTGTTACTAGATCAAAATATGAATAGACCCATTGCCAAATATCATATATCCAATCTCTTCAACCTGCTGATTCCAATCCAGGGTGCCAATTTCCCCTTCACCACAATGGTTACTAGAAGAGATCAAAACACTTGGTACAACGCGCTAACTATCCAATTAAAGGACCAATCAAGAACGTGAGTAACTTCATCCCTAAAAAGTATGTCAACCACTGCTCTGTTTCAATTTGACATCGGATCAAATGTTAAGGTCCCAATTGAGGACGTGTCAAAAGTGCCGTCTCTACTCCTCGAAGTCCCCTGCTGTCACCACAATTACCAAGCCAGTTGTGCACTAAGCAAGAAATAGGGAAAcacttaataaataaataaatatatttacttGATATGATCAGACACTAGACATCCAAACCAAGAATAGATGTTCAAATCCCAAAGCAATAAAAAAATGGAATATCAAAACCTCTATCAGCAATTAGCCAACGTGTCCCTGCACTGCACAAACCCCTGTGAACAGCACTTTTTAGAGGGGTTCATTTTGCTAGTGCCTTGCAAATCCTGCATACTAAAACCCATAGCCCATAGTGAAGATAGCACCCAGAAGGCTTACCTCTGTCTCCTGTTTTCTTGAATGGTCCCTTCAGCCGTGATGGAGATGCTGAGGGCTAGGGGACCTGGCCAATGGTGAGAGGTTGCTCACGGTGCcgggaagagagagggtgggtgtgtataggtgtgtatgtgtaggtgtgtgtaggtgtgtataggtgtgtaagtgtaggtgtgtgtaggtgtgtgtgctcTGGCAGACCAGAGCAGTGTGCCCTTCCTTGCGTGTGTGAAGGTAGGCACTGAGAACGATCAGAGGGGAGCGGACTGCTTTTGGTCACTCGGACTTGGGCTGTGCACCCACCCATGAACACTtttcacacacgcatgcacacacacacgcatgcacacacacacacacacacacacacacacacacacacacacacacacacacacacacacacacacacacacacacacacacacacacacacacacacacacacacacacacacacacacacacacaacctgctaTAACAACAGACACcagatagacacacagagagagagagagagagagagagagagagagagagagagagagagagggaaagagagagacagagagagagagacgtaccCAAATGGACTAAATATCTTAATCCCTAACAAGAGTAGCCCTTATTTTTCTAGAGGGTGCGTGGCTTAATCAGACCTGCAGTGTGACTCAGAAATGTTTGTCTTCCTTTTCACAAGGTGAAACTCTGGCATGTGCGGCTTTCATGTGTGGTGAGGAATCTACGGGGCCCCAGAACACAATGGGGCCTCTGTGAGGAGCCTCTGTTAGCACGCTGCCGAGAGGAAGTCCCTGCCTGGAGGAGAACGGCCTCAGCTCTCCATACACTGGTATAACTCAGCTACGTTTCCTCCTAACCACAGGTCAGTGTTATCTTCAAATCTATTGTTCAAGACTTGGGCTGGGAAATCAAATCCTGTATCTGTGGTTGGGTCTTTGTACAGCACAGTCAAGGCCCAATGCAGGCAGAGGTTGGGATTAAATGCAGATCCAGGGTCAACTCACTCAATTATAATTCCTAATGTTAAACCAATAGGAGGGAAATACAAACTGACCTAGGACCTGCTATTCCTACTTCCTCCCAGGCCGGAGCAGTAGACACAGACAGGAAGTACCTTACCAGTGTTCATGTGTCAGTTTAATCCTATGTTTCTGGTTTTCTGGCCTCAATTTTCACTCGACCCCCCAacctatctctttctttctctcaagtAACTGGTGCTTTTGCTGAGTGAGGGAACTTGAACTATGCTGGGAATCATTTGGAATCGTTTAGAATCGTGCTACACCTGCTACCAGGAATGGTGacatacactaagtgtacaaaacattaggaacaccttcctagtaTAGAGTTGCATTCCCTGTTGCCTTCAAAACAGCCTCGATTTGTcagggtatggactctacaaggtgttgcaAGTATTCCACacggatgctggtccatgttgacttcaatgtttcccacagttgtgtcaagttggctggatgtcctttgggttgtggaccgttcttgatacacacaggaaactgttgagtgtaaaaatgaccagcagcattgcagttcttgacttacacaaactggtgcacctggcacctactaccataccccgttcaaaggcacttaaatcttttgtcttgcccatttaccctctgaatggcacacacacacaatccatgtctcaattgtctcaaggcttaaaaatccttctttagcctgtctcctccccttcatctccactgattgaagtggatttaacaggtgacatcaataagggatcatagctttcagctggatttacctggtcagtctatgtcatggaaaatgCAGTTGttcgtaatgttttgtacactcagtgtatagctaTGGTCAGGTGGAGTTCTGATTTTACTAACCCCAGCATGATTCTGAGAAGGGATTGGTTTATGATGGTGGTTAATTGACTCATATTTTACTGTTACCAGCTAAAATATGAAGCTACAATCAATTAAAAACACCAACCATGAAAAGgaaagagagatttagagagggagagaaagttcTGAAGAAGGCGATATGAAGCGAGAGTGATTGATCACAACTGACATGAGGAATGCTTGCTTCTGGCACACAATAACAATCCCTGTCAATTCTTGCACGTTGTTGCATTACTGAGTGTGTTTGCCACTGTTGTGGTATTCCTGCAAGAATAGTACTCTGACTGTACTGTCGATTCCATTGGTCACCAAACATCGGCTATAGCAGaatggtggaaatgtgtcctgaGAGAGATCATAAAGTGCCAACACCTTCATGATATCATTACCAGGCCAGCGGCTTGAGACTCAGTGTTTTCTCTGGTCTTCCTCTGGCACGGCTTCCTTGGTGCATATGGGAGTGCATTCTGGGAGACTTTAGCTCTCCAACTATTAAGCAGTAAGTCATAGAGACTACCGCAAATATGCACTCAAAGAATGTGTGGTTTCTaggtctctgtgtgagtgtgattgagtctctttctgtctgtttgtgtctgtctgtgtgtgtgtgtttgtgagtgtgtctaTAGAAGGGAAGGTGATTAATGCAACATATTTCTTCCTTCGTTTAATGTTTTTCcagaaaaatgttttatttatattattgactgtataaGGAATTCACAACTTATTAACATATTCTTAACAAAATGTAAGCATTCCAAAATTGCTTTGGCATTTCTGAAATACGTAAGATGACTGAAACAAGGTTGACCCATTGAGTACAAAATGGAACTTCACATTTGAGACAGTGATCAAGAATTCAATGAATTCAGTGAAAAACAGACAATTAAATAAATTAGCTAAATGTGAAAGAGCAAACAATTGCATGTTTGTGTGGACTAGCATGTGTCTAAAGTTAGCTCAACATATTCCTATTCACAGAGaacttgaaaataaaataattagCATTTAATTTGGTTTCAAGTCTAATATCATCAATTCAAGTTATTCTGTCAGAGAGGAGCTgtataaaatgtttaaaaagtatTATTGTGGTATTCACAAAAGATGAACTTCCATTTAAAGAAAGAGAATGGGGACATTGAGTCATCAGAAGATTCAACATGCCTTAAATACATACTGTTTATAAACAATATTCCTCTTATCTTGTCCCAATTACATTGTCATCGTAAATTATTGTCTTTTTTAGAGTTTtggaaaaacacaatttcaagGTTTTCTACCACTTTCAGGCCAAAGTGTGCTGTATTGAAACAGCACACTCAGACAGTTGCATTAAGCACTTGTGACTACAGGACGAACATAAGGCACAACTAGGTCAAAAGACAGTAGTGCAGTCCAATCACACTATCTACAGATTGTCAGGTGACCTTCACCCAACAAGGTTGAGGTCAATTCCATTCCCATTCTACCAATTCAGGAGACTCAATTCAACAACTGAAAATGGCCCATTATTTTCTATTGACCAATTCATTGCATTAATTCTTAAATTGACCGAGTTTGgtttgaccccaaccctggcgTCTAATATGTAGTTCTCAACATAACTATGCAAATGAGTAGTCCACAGATCAAAATTCCATATAGATTAGCATAGTCACTTCCATTCGTTAATAATCATCTGCCCTTGGATCCGGGAAACTATAGCTAGATGCGATTGGCTGGTGGAAGTGTGTTTCTTATATGACGATGGACCTGAGGAGACGGAAGCACATCATGAGGTCTCTGGGTATTGGTGGCTTGACCTCATTGCCATCGAGACGGAGGTAGCGGAGTTTAGGAGCGGTCTCAGTGACATAGCCCTCCAGAGCATCTGCCGACACAGGGCAGATGTCAGATCCATTCACACCTGCAATTGCAAATACACCATCTTAGCAAAACTGTCATACAACTCATCAAAAACATTTTCCACtgattataataatataattatcTGGATTTTAAACCAATCATCAGTTAACCATCCAGGCAGTCAGTCAATGTATCAATGAAACTAGAACAGTGTCAAAAACATACTCTTAATCTGGTTGTGGTCCAGGTGGAGGTGTTCCAGGCCTGGGGGGATCATAGGAACCTGAGTTAGCTGGTTATGGGACAACTGCAGGTCCAGGATATTGGACATGTTGAACACGTTCTTGGGCAGCCCACCGTTTCCCAGCTTGTTGCGGTTGAGCCTGAGGAAGGCCACCTTGGGTAGACCCTTGAAGTAGTCAGCGGGGATCTTCTCAATGGCGTTGTTGTCCAGGAAGAGCTGGGTGATGGTGATGGGGAGGCCCAGGGGCATGGTGGTAAGCTGGTTCTTGGCCAGGTTGATCTGGACCAGGTTGCTCAGGCCCTTGAGGCTCACCTCAGTCACTGCGTCATCCTGGAGCTTGTTCCCCTGCAGTTCCAGCAGTGTCATCCGATCCAGACCTGAGAACACCCCGGCGGGGATCTTGGAGATGCGGTTGCGGGAGAGGCGCAGCTGCTCCAGGCTGGAGGGCAGGTTGGCTGGGACGGAGCTCAGCAGGTTGTCATCCATGTAGAGGTGGACCAGGCGGAGCATGTTGGCCAGGGCACCCTCCTCCAAGCCCTCGCTGGTGATGCGGTTGCGGTTGAGGTTGATCCAGCGCAGCTGCGTGGCATTGCGGAGAGCATCTGTTGACAGTACGTCGATGAGGTTGTTCTGCAGGTACAGGTACcaggtgtgtggggggatggtgGGGATGCGCTTCAGAGCCTTGTTGTCGCAGTAGACGGCGTTGGGGAAGCTGGGCGGGCAGCGGCACTCTTTGGGACAGGCCTGTAACTGGGCCATATAGTCTTCGTAGGACATGTCCGGGCTCTGGGCCAGAGCAGGACCGACCAGAAGGAGGACGGAGGAAAAGGCCAGGAGAAGCGCCATCTTAACACTCAGcctggggtagaggagagagaaaacacataTGATGAGACTGACTCTTatgcaaaacacagacacagatacaggcacAGACACAAACCCTGAAGACAAGATCAAGAACATGGTTGAACAAACACACCAACCTAAATACACAgatgatgatctctgcatgttcCAAGATAGATCAACATGGACCAGCTTGAGAACTACAGGTAGGTGTTAGCACTTCATTGTGACGTATCCTGGTTTTTTTATAGGCGAGTCTCGTTTCCTCTCACCTTATTTTAGATTAAGTGCTTTCAAGTACAGATGAGCTTATTTTGACATGGTGCATTAAGTGTGCAAGTGTTCATCATGCTGCCTTAAGTTCATTCACATGCAAACAACGATTACAGGTGTCTTATTAATTTAGTCCCTTATTGAGAAAACTGCCAGGCCTTCCATCAATGGCTAGCCCAAACTAGCCGTAGCTAGCTTCAAATCTCCTGCTTTGACGCAAGGTCATAAGCATTCGAGTTTACATGAAGTTAATGAGCGTTGGCACATCATGTGGTCAGACCAGCTGTCCACTGGGTCCATGGGAGATTATAAGCTTTCTTAAGGACAGGACGCGCTGCCAGGTCAGCTAATGGCCTTACACAAATACTTCTGATTGGATGCTAATCTGTAAAATCGGCACATGCAGGAGGCAATAGAGGTTGGCCTGAGGTTGGGTGCTCCTTAAGGAGTAAAACACAGAGCAAACCAAATCCACCTGACTCTGTTGTGGATGAAGCACAATCTGTTACACCTGACATTGGTAATGAATTAAAGTACCCACCAACACACCGAGCTGTGGAATGCCATATAAACAtttatacacacagtacacagatgCATATACAAGCAGATACATTCTCCACGCAATCATAACAGAGAAAGTGGAATTAATCTACATAGAAGAGGAAAAACATGGAGAATAGAGGAACTGGGGATGAAAGCGAGACAGGAAGCCGAAGTGACAAAGAGATTGACAGAGGCAGACAATAACTCAGAGGCATCTAAACTCTGCAATAGCACATCCACCCATCCTGTCCCAGAATGCTTGATTCCTCTCAACTGTCATCTGGTGCTGTTTTAAATTCTTGGTGTGTGCTCCACACTTTGGTCTGGAACTCATTTTCAACAGGCCTGGGTTATGGCTGGGCCCACTTCAAAGACGTGGCCCGCTCACCTGCTTCTGGGGCCCCTGGCATCTCGTATCTCACTGTACGGGGCCAAAGATCTATGGAACACAATGTGTCTATGCCTCTAAACTTAGAGCCCCAACTGTTGGGTTAAACTTTCCAACTGACCATAATTATAGCTGCTAGTATTTAGTTTGGCCAAGGTCAGGAAAAGTTACTTTCCTGTTAAGCAAACTGCCGTAAAGACCATAACTGGAATCTCTCCAGAGCCTCACTCGTTCAAAGCCTCAAAGCCATTCACAAGCTCTGGTTTTTCAGTGCAATTACCTATTGTATAGTACAAATGAACGCAGAAAATCGCCAAATAAGGCTCCAGCCACTCAATGTGCCTCAACTTTCACCTCCCAGAACTGAACTCACATTGTCTTTGTGACCATTAGTTTGCAAGCAAAGTCCCATCTATACCTACTTTTCCTCAAACTGGAAACCCAATTTAATCGTCCCCTAGAACCACACGTACCTTTGAGTTCAAGTGATTTTCCAAAGTCTGTCTTTGCGCCCTGTTTCTGCTTTGCTCAAGAAATGTGGTAGCAACTGCAGTCCCAAACTCAGAGAAATACCGCTCACCTCCCCTGTATTTGTACCATCGGTGTCTTCATTCAGTTGGTGGGAACCCTTCATtgacagtcacactgtagttccTCTCGGCCAATCAGAGGCCTGTAATCAGAAGTCATAATCCATGCGGTGACTCTTTCCCTGTTAAGCCTGTGGCGGTGTGGGAGCTGAGGCCTTGAGACTTGGCCCATTTCCAAATCAGGCTAATACGGGCCTATAACTCACTATGAAACCACCCTAACCCTTCTGTCCACTCCCCATTCTCCCATAGTTGGCACTTGGCATCATCTCTCTGTTTATGTCCTTCAGGTAAATGTCCTGCTGAGATCTCTAATGTACTTAGCGCTAATCAGGCAGCGATGTCTGAATGGAACAACTCAACTATGTTTGAAAGAAATCTTCTTCTCCTCATTTTTCTGTGCAGAATGGTGCAATAGCAATCCACGTGTTCCTCATAATAGTGACTTGGCTATAAAAACCCAGGAGAAATATGGTCACAGTGTCTCCTTGTGTTGGCATGATAAGGGATGTGTTGATGGCCCTCTTTTGAGCCAATTCACGACATAGGATAATCCCACTCACAACGTATGGCTTTGACAATGTCTTTCAGTCCTTGACGTTGGAATTCAGAGAACTGCAAACAAATTATACACTGTGGGAACAAATTGGCTTTTGCTAATGATTCAGATTTGTTTAAATCCTTTCTGATGCGGACCCACCCAACAATCTTCTAGCACAATCGGACACAATCAGACTCTGACCTTAGAAGAAATCAAACGCAGTACAATTAAGTACACATCGGTCTGTCCAGATATGAGACTTAATGGGGTGGGGTTAGAATGAAAATAAGGGGATTTAAAAGGTGTAGACTGGGTTGGCAAAGTGTTCTCAAGTTAGCATTGGGTTTGGGCTAGCTGGGATGGGTAGGTCATTTTGTTTTGCTCATTCTCATTTCCTTTGAAGCTGACATAGGCCCACCTAATACCTTGGGATAATCTCATCTGATTGGCTTGTCCAGGTTGGAGCTAGCCTTGATCCAAGTTGTGCCGCGAGAGACCAATAGGGATCGTCTCGTGTCTGGCAAGCTGCTAGCACACAATACAGTCACTCCTCAACACAATGTGAGAGGTAGAAACACTCTAACCCCTTAAGAGAATTTAGCTACCTGGTTTGGCATATACAGCATCTCATCTGACATGCTCTCAGATAACGGTCTACAGTTTGTTtgatctccatctccatcacaaAACACTTTGCTGTTGAAAAGACACCCTCAGCATATGCCCACCACTCTATAGTGGTATCAGTCTAGCAGAGCTGGTATATCAATAAAGATGGAGAAAGGTGTGGTCATTGCCAGAGTCAAGTGCTCCACACCTACacatcatccccagcttccaattggctcattcatccccctcctctcccctgtaacaaTTCCCCAGATCGTTGCTGaacatgagaatgtgttctcagtcaacttacattataaaataagggttaaatttaATTTTAAAAATCATCTGTTTCTCTTTAGAGGCACTTACACATCAGCAGTAACTATATAGTAAAACTGGTCATGAGAAATGTGCATGAAATCGACAAACAATAACAATTAATGAAGTGTTCTGCACTTCAgtcatatttttaccttgtcttgATGGAAATCAGATGTCTCTAATCAAATGAAAGATTAGACTGCAGATATGCACCACAAGGGAATCCATCCATTAGGATTTTCATGAGTATTACTATTGATTTAATGGCAAAGTGACAACCAAGTTTTCATAACCTCACTGTATTATTAACTTGTGACTCAGTGCTTCTCATTATGTTGCAGAATGGAACAAAGCAGGATGGAAAAACACATGTTGGCCACTTCCCTGTTTGACAATCTGAAAGGAAACATGTGGAGGAGTATGATAATGTCAATTTCCTGGAAGAGGTTTCCAGTCAAAGCCAGCTATGTTAATTAGTTAAAGGACTGTGTTTGAACGGGCTTCAGTTGGGTTCAGCTCTACTCGATGACTGCGCTGAAATGAAATGGACTTCTCTCCAGCATTGATCAGAGGACATTCAGCTCAGTTACAGCTGTGTTAAACAAGCTCTGTGTCAACATAAGACTACAAGGCTCTGGAAAGCAGAACTAGGTCTGGCATTGGAATATCAAACATGATGCAGATTTTACAGGAGTATCTATGGATATTTACAAGAGACTGATTATGGAATAAACTCTTCCACTTGGAAAGAACAGTGGCACACTGAATATGCTCTCAATTTACCACCTGCTCTTGACCTGACAATGTGCAGTGCTGGATTGAACCGTTGCCAGTAAAAGGTGGTAAATTGGGAGCATATTCATTATGCAGGCCTCTGTTCTTTTCATGTTTCATTCTTTAGCCCAGCACCTACGTTTTTAAGGATGTGTGTATGACCacaaacatttctataaactCTTCCACTTCCACTCTTCTTCATAATCAATCTGTTACTGCATTATTCCTTTCCACTAACAAACTTCAAAACATACTTCTCAAGGGAGACATTTAACTAAGAAACAATCTGCGAGTACACTTGTGCCAAAATCCTGTCCTAATTCCAATTGAATGGCACACCCCCTGCAAGACTGCAGCAGAATGCACAAAATACTGCTAGATCTCTTGAACGCATTGTTCGTTTTCGGAATAGAAACTGGCACAAGGCACAAGATCAAAGGTAAAGACCAGAATAGTTCTCATATCAGTCTCTCCAGATGTAAATAATGCCCCCCAAAAGAAAAGATCCGAAAAGGATGACCCATCCACACCCCTTTTAGCCTTTTACCCCTCTTCAGGAAAAACAATACCTGCTTCTCCAAACGGTGTTTGTTGGTAGTGTATGGCCAGGTGATGCTTGGCTCAGGGGTAGTAGTGGTTGTCTGGTCCTCCAGTACTCTTCTCTGGTGCTGGTCCACAGTGCTCTAACAGTCTCAGTTGCTCCCTGCgaccaaggaggagagagagaaagccctaTTAGATTCTGTATTGTTTTTAATATTATTTCCTCAAGGCTGTACCTTTGCCATCCActggtggagcagagagagagtgtgtgtgtgagggtgagggtgggggggggggtaagagtaggggtagggttaagggtgggggtgtgtgtgagggtgggtGGGGTGTACGGGtgagggtgggggtgtgtgtgtgggtgagggtgGGGGTAGGGgtgagggtgggtgtgtgtgtgagggtggggtGTACAGGTGAGGATGGGGGTgagggtgggtgtgtgtatgtgcgcgggTAAGGGTGGGGGTATGGTTGTGTGCGGGTAAGGGTGGGGATTGTCTTTTCGGTAGTGTTCATTGGCTACTTTTCACCAGCCCAGCATACAGCaagtttttaaaggaccaaagagtttggtctgctttgtgttttaattgttgccatggaaaaaatatggtgatactggtattgtcccggCCCAAGCTGGAACGTCGGCCAGCACCCCATCATCATCGCCATAGCAATGCACATGACCTCTTCATAGGTTGTGTTTATTATAGTGACAGTCCAGGACTGAGTGGAGCTTAGGAACTTGTTTAGGCACCTTGATAACCAAGAATGTAAGGCTACTGAGTACTAACACTCACAGGCACTTAGTAACACagcaacatgcacacacacaaagaacatTGACAGGGTTAACACTGCagcactctacctctctctctactgttccttcattccttcaGGCCGTCTGTTTATGTattccgttctctctctctctctctctctctctctctctctctctctctctctctctcttctctctctctctcactttctctctctttctctcactttctctgtttgtgtgtgataAACAGGCCAGGCCCAGGGCGGAAAGGAGCAGAGCGGGGACATCTGGATCCTGctctctgtggagagagagagggagaacgaaaCGGGGAGATGGAGAATTGAGGGGGCGAGAGAATAGGGGATATgggaaagagagtagagagaattGAGGGGGTGGGAGAATAGAGGATATGGGAAAGAGAGTAGGGAGAATGAAACGGGGAGATGGAAAATTGAGGGGGTGAGAGAATAGAGGAtatgggaaagagagaagggagaatgaAACGGGGAGATGGAGAATTGAGGGGGCGAGAGAATAGAGGATATAGGAAAGAGAGTAGGG
Coding sequences:
- the LOC135514573 gene encoding keratocan-like, translating into MALLLAFSSVLLLVGPALAQSPDMSYEDYMAQLQACPKECRCPPSFPNAVYCDNKALKRIPTIPPHTWYLYLQNNLIDVLSTDALRNATQLRWINLNRNRITSEGLEEGALANMLRLVHLYMDDNLLSSVPANLPSSLEQLRLSRNRISKIPAGVFSGLDRMTLLELQGNKLQDDAVTEVSLKGLSNLVQINLAKNQLTTMPLGLPITITQLFLDNNAIEKIPADYFKGLPKVAFLRLNRNKLGNGGLPKNVFNMSNILDLQLSHNQLTQVPMIPPGLEHLHLDHNQIKSVNGSDICPVSADALEGYVTETAPKLRYLRLDGNEVKPPIPRDLMMCFRLLRSIVI